Sequence from the Rhizobium sp. TH2 genome:
ACCGACAAGGCCGACCGCTATCTGCGCGATGCCGGCGTCTTCTACCGCGTCTATGGCGGCGCGCCGAATGCCGAGCGGTCTTGGCCGCTCAGCCACGTCCCCGTCCTGATCAACGAACAGGAATGGGAGAAACTCTCCGAAGGGCTGATCCAGCGCGCCGAACTCCTCGAACAGATAGCCGAGGATATCTATTCCGAGAATCGTCTGGTGCAGGAAGGCTTCCTGCCGCCTGCCCTGATCGCCGGCAATCCCGAATATCTCCGCCCGCTTGTCGGCCTCAAGCCCGCCGGCGGACACTTCCTGCATTTCGTCGCCTTCGAGATCGGCCGCGGTCCGGATGGCGACTGGTGGGTGCTGGCCGACCGCACCCAGGCGCCCTCGGGTGCAGGCTTCGCGCTTGAAAACCGTGTTGCCACCACGCGCGCCTTCTCGGACATCTATGCTGAAACCCATGTCCACCGGCTCGCCTCCTTCTTCGGCGCCTTCCGCGACACGCTGCAGGGTTACAAGAAGCACCCCGAAGACCGCATCGCCGTTCTCACCCCGGGCCCGGCCAACGAAACCTATTTCGAACATTCCTACATCGCCCGCTATCTCGGCTTCATGCTGCTCGAAGGCGAAGACCTTACCGTCGTCAACAACCAGGTCATGGTCCGCACCGTCGCCGGTCTCAAGCCGGTCAGCGTGCTCTGGCGCCGTCTCGACGCCAACTATGCCGATCCGCTCGAACTCAACCAGACCTCGCAGATCGGCACGCCCGGCCTTGTACAGGCGCTGCGGTCGGAAAGCGTCGCCATCGTCAACGCGCTGGGTTCGGGCCTCTTGGAAACACGCGCCCTCCTCGCCTTCATGCCGGCCATCTGTCGCCGCCTGCTCAATCAGGAACTCAAGCTGCCCTCCATCGCGACTTGGTGGTGCGGCCAACAGTCCGAACGCGACCACGTCATCGCCAATCTCGACAGGATGATGATCGGCCCGGCCTATTCGCGGCTGTCGTTCTTCGATGATGGCAACGAGTCGCTCTCCGGCTCGGCGCTGAGGGAAAAGAACGCCGCCATGCTGCCCCGCCTCCAGGAGGAAGGCCACAGGCTGGTCGGCCAGGAGGTCGTCAAGCTCTCCACCACGCCGGCCTTTGTCAACGGCAAGCTGTCGCCGCGACCCATGAGCCTGCGCGTCTTTGCCGCCCGCACCAAGGAGGGCTGGCAGATCATGCCGGGCGGTTTCGCCCGCATCGGCGGCAGCGACGACGTCTCGGCCATCGCCATGCAGAAGGGCGGCTCGGTCGCCGATGTCTGGATCGTCTCGGATAGTCCGGTCAAATGGTCGACGCTTCTGCCGCCGGAGGAAAGCTTCACACGCAACATGCCGGGCAGCCTGCCGTCGCGCGCCGCCGACAACCTGTTCTGGCTCGGCCGCTATATCGAGCGCGCGGAAGGCGCGCTTCGCATCCTGCGCTCCTGGCACGGTCGCTTCGCCGAATATGCCGATCGCGAGCAGCCGCTTCTTGCCGATGTCTCCGAATATCTCGCGGCACTTGATGTCGATACCGAAGAGGTCGTGCCGGAAACTCTGGTGATGAACATTTCGAGCGCTCTCTATTCGGCCTCCAACATCCGCGACCGGTTCTCGCCCGATGGCTGGCTGGCGCTAAACGACCTAGCCAAGACCGCCCGCGATTTCAGCGAGAAGGTGCTGCCCGGCGACGACGCCACCCGCGCCATGACCATCCTGCTCCGCAAGCTCGCGGGCTTTGCCGGTCTCGTGCACGAAAACATGTACCGCTTCACCGGCTGGCGCTTCCTGTCGATCGGCCGCCACCTCGAACGCGGCCTGCACATGGCCCGCCTGCTCCGCCATCTCTCCGGCCCGGACGCACCCGACGGCGCCCTCGACATGCTGATCGAGATCGGCGACAGCGTCATGACCCACCGCCGCCGCTATAATGTCGCAACCGCCCGGCTGACGGTGACCGACCTGCTGGCACTCGACCAGCTCAATCCGCGCTCGATCTTCTACCAGCTCAACGAGATCAAGACCGAAGTCGAACTTCTCCCCAATGCCACGATCAATGGCCAGTATTCGCCATTCTACCGCGAAGTGCTCAAGATCTATAATCAGCTGTCGCTGATGACGCCCGAGGCGATGACGACCGAAGTCTATGCGCAGCTGGAGGAGGACATGGAAAATCTTTCCAACCTCCTGGCCAAAACCTATATCAGTATCTGATGGCGACACTCTACGACATCACCATGAAGATCACCTATGAATACGAGGTTGGCGCCAGCGGCGCCCGCCATGTGGTGCGCGTGCTGCCGCTGACATTGCCGAAGGGCCAGCGGCTGATCGCCGGAACCGTGAGCGTCGACCCGCAGCCCGAGGAGCGGACCGACTTCGTGGATTTCTTCGGCAATGCCGCGTCCTCGATCAGCTTTCGTAACTCGCATCAGGAACTCGAAATCCGCATGCAGGCCCGGGTGCAGGTGGAGGCCCAGCCGGCGCTCGCCGACATCTCGCCCGTTGTCAGCAAGATCACGGAAGAGACCTTCGACTGCTGGACGCTGGAACCGGAATCGCCGCATCATTTCCTGGGCGTCAGTCCGCGCCTGCCTTACAGTGCGGATATCGCCAAATGGGCGCGCAGCCTCGTCAAGCCTAAAATGAGCGTGTGGGAAGCCGCGAACAAGATCTGTTCGGCCATCCATTCCCAGTTCACCTATGTGCCCGGCGCGACCAAGGTGAACACGCCCGTGGGCGAGGCCTTCAAGCTGAAAAAGGGCGTCTGCCAGGATTTCACCCACATCATGATCGTGGCGCTCAGGTCGCTTGATATTCCGGCGGGCTATGTCTCCGGCTTCCTGCGCACCATACCGCCTGCCGGCAAGGAACGCCTGGAAGGCGCCGACGCCATGCATGCCTGGGTTCGCGTCTGGTGCGGCCGGGCGACCGGCTGGATGGAATGGGACCCCACGAACAACATGATGGCCGGCACCGACCACATAAGGGTAGCCTACGGACGGGACTATTCCGACGTCGCACCGGTGATCGGAATCCTCAAGATCTACGGCGGCCACACGACCGACCAAGCGGTCGACGTCATCCCTGTAAGAGTTTGATTATTATCAAACAATTTCGTTCTACCTTTAGTAAAGTCCTAATACGTCAGTAAACCTGAACAAAATAAATCCCTGTTAACTTTCGCTTCACATCCAACTCGCTGGTGGGGAGCGTCCATGCCTTTCAACTTTTCTTCGCATGTCTTGCGCGATTTCCTGAAAAACAGGAAAGGCAACCTTTCGATCATCGCGGCGATCGTGCTGCCCGTGGGCCTCGCGGCAGCCGGCATGGCGATCGACACGTCGAAGATGATCGCTTCGAAGGCGGCTCTTCAGAACGCGGCGGATGCCGCCGCTCTGGCAGCCGCCTCGGCGCTCGCCAACAAGGATATAACGACCGAGGCGGCCGAAACGCTGGCCACGGATTTCGTCAAGGGCCAGATGGCCAACCACATCGAAGCGCCGAAAGACGCAAACGAGCAGCCGTTCGATTTCTCGAGCTGCACCAATGTCGATGTCACCCAGGAGACCACGGTCGGCACGGCGAAGAAATACACGGTCAAGGTCGATGCCTGCTATGACGTGCAGTATTCGGCGCTCTCGGCCTTCATGGGCCGGAGCAGCGGCCGTGTCAGTGTATCGAGCACCACGCAATCGAGCACGGAGAGCAAGAACGCGCTGTCCATGTATCTGGTCCTCGACCGCTCCGGCTCGATGGCGGAATATACCAACACCGTGTCCGGCAGCTATACCTGCAAATACGGTCGCAAGACCTATACCTGCTACACCTATTACGACAAGATCACCGCGCTGCGCATGGCGGCGACAAATCTCATGAACCAGCTTGCCGCCGCCGATCCGGACAGCACATTGGTCCGCACCGCCGCCGTGTCCTATAACAATGTCATGCAGACGCCTGGCACCCTGAAATGGGGTGTTGCAGCCGCCAAGACGTATATTTCCGGCCTCCAGGCCGATGGCGGCACCGACTCGGGGCTCGCCTTCAAGACGGCGTACAACGCCATCAAGGCGACGACCGAGGACACGGCGCATATGAATACGAACGGCCAGGTCCCGTCGAAATACATCGTCTTCATGACCGACGGCGACAACAACTACACCTCGGCCGATGTCGAAACCAAGAAGTGGTGCGACGCAGCCAAACTGTCCGGCATCGAGGTTTACTCGGTCGCTTTCATGGCTCCGGATCGGGGTCAGGCCTTGCTCAGCTACTGCGCGACGACCTCGGCACACTACTTCGCCGCCGAGAATGCCGAGGACCTCAACGCGGCCTTCGAATATATCGGCGAACGCGCCACCGCGACCAGCACCCGCCTGACGCAGTAACGCGAATAACGAATTTTCAAAAAATCGCCGGCGCACCCTCGCCGGCGGTTTTTCTGTTCGTGGCGCTTGCATCTAAATCGATTAAATGTCTAAATCCCGATGAGGCGGAGCGTGAATCAAATAAACCGTTGCATGCGGTTTTGATCGATGCAAACTTGACCTTGCTGCCGGGTATTTCCACTCCCAGGAAATACTTTCGGCCCAACAGACACGATACGGACAGGCCATGAACCAAACTTCCGCCATCAAGGAAATCCCCGTCCCCAAAGCTCGCAAATCCGATCCTACACAACTGGCGGCGGACATCGTCGAACGCCTGATCTACCGCATCGGCAAGGATGCCAAGGTTGCCAAGCCGCATGACTGGCTGACCGCCGCGATACTCGTCATCCGCGACCGCATCATCGACCAGTGGATGGAATCGACCCGCAGGACCTATGAGAGCGGCGGAAAACGCGTCTATTACCTCTCGCTGGAATTCCTGATCGGACGGTTGACCCGCGACGCCGTCTCCAATCTCGGCCTGATGGAAGAACTGCGCGAAGCGCTGAAGACGCTCGGCGTCGATCTCGATGTCGTGGCGGGCCTTGAGCCCGATGCCGCGCTCGGCAACGGTGGTCTCGGCCGTCTCGCCGCCTGCTTCATGGAATCCATGGCCACGGTGGATATCCCGGCCTATGGCTACGGCATCCGCTATGTCCATGGCCTGTTCCGGCAGCAGATCGCCGAGGGCTGGCAGGTCGAACTGCCCGAGACGTGGCTGGCACATGGTAACCCTTGGGAATTCGAGCGCCGCGAAAGCGCCTATGAAGTCGGCTTCGGCGGTGCGGTCGATTCCGTTCTCGCCCCCGATGGCGAAGCCCGCTACGTCTGGAAACCCGCTGAACGCGTCATCGCCGTTGCCTACGACACGCCGATCGTCGGCTGGCGTGCCCATCGCGTCAACACGCTCCGTCTCTGGACCGCCCAGCCGATCGACCCGATCCTGCTCGACGCCTTCAATGCCGGTGACCATATCGGCGCGCTGAAGGAGAGCAACAAGGCCGAATCCCTCGCCCGCGTCCTATACCCCGCCGATGCGACAGCCGCCGGCCAGGAATTGCGGCTGCGGCAGGAGTTCTTTTTCTCCTCGGCCTCGCTGCAGGATATTCTCCGCCGTCACCTCCAGCAGTACAACACGCTGGAAAACCTGCCTGACAAGGTGGCGATCCAGCTCAACGACACCCATCCGGCCGTCTCCGTATCCGAACTGATGCGCCTGCTCTGCGACGTGCATGGCTTCGATTTCGAGACCGCGTTCGAGATGACCCGGAAGACCATTTCCTACACCAACCACACGCTGCTGCCCGAGGCGCTCGAAACCTGGCCCGTGCCGCTCTTCGAACGCCTGCTGCCGCGCCACATGCAGATCATCTACGGCATCAATGCCCAGGTCCTGATCGATGCGCGCAAGCAGAAGAACTTCAGCGACGCCCAGATCCGCTCGATCTCGCTGATCGACGAAGCCGGCGGCCGCCGGGTGCGCATGGGCAACCTCGCCTTTATCGGCTCGCATTCGATCAACGGCGTCTCGGCGCTGCATACCGAACTGATGAAGGTCACGGTCTTCGCCGACCTGCACAAACTCTATCCGGACCGGATCAACAACAAGACCAACGGCATCACACCGCGCCGCTGGCTCATGCAGTGCAATCAACCTCTGACCAACCTGATCCGCGAGGCGATCGGCGACAGGTTCCTCGACGACACCGATCAGCTCAAGGCGCTCGACGCCTTCGCCGACGATACCGGTTTCCAGAAGAAGTTCGCGGCCGTCAAGCGCGAGAACAAGGTCAAGCTCGCCCAGCTCATCCAGAGCCGCATGGGCCTCAAGCTCGATCCGTCGGCGATGTTCGACATCCAGGTCAAGCGCATCCACGAATACAAGCGCCAGCTTCTCAACATCATCGAGGCGGTCTCACTCTACGACCAGATGCGCTCCCATCCCGAACGCGACTGGGTGCCGCGCGTGAAAATCTTCGCCGGCAAGGCGGCGCCGAGCTACCACAATGCCAAATTGATCATCAAGCTCGCCAACGATGTCGCCAAGGTGATTAATTCCGATCCCGCCGTCCGCGGCCTGCTCAAGGTCGTCTTCGTGCCGAACTACAATGTCTCGCTCGCCGAGGTATTGGTCCCGGCCGCCGACCTTTCGGAACAGATTTCCACCGCCGGCATGGAAGCATCCGGCACCGGCAACATGAAATTCGCGCTCAATGGCGCGCTCACCATCGGCACGCTCGACGGTGCCAATGTCGAGATGCTGGAAAATGTCGGCGCCGAGAATATCAAGATCTTCGGCATGACCACGGACGAAGTCGGCAAGGCGCGCGCCGAGGGCCACAATCCCCGGGCGATCATCGAAGCCTCGCGCGAACTGCAACAGGCGCTTCACGCCATCGGCACCGGCGTCTTCTCGCCCGACGATCCCGGCCGTTTCACGAGCCTCGTCGACGGACTTTATCAGCACGACTGGTTCATGGTCGCGGGCGATTTCGATGCCTATGCCCAGGCCCAGCGCGAAATCGACCAGATCTGGATGGACGAACAAAGCTGGTTCTCCAAGGCGGTCCGCAACACCGCCCGCATGGGCTGGTTCTCGTCGGATCGCACGATCCGCCAATATGCGAAGGAAATCTGGAAAGCGGGCTGAACGCGGGAGGCGCCAGACGCGTTGAGCAAGGAATATCCACGCACTTAGAAAAACCGGGACGGGAGGGGATGCGATGGACAAGCCGGCAAGCAAGACGAAGGGGAAAGTTGAGGAACCGGTCGAGACGGTGACGACAGAACCTGACAAGAAGGCGAAGAAGCCGAAAGAGGTCAAGGATTTCCGCATCTTCAACGAAGAGATCGCGGCAATCGTCGAAGGCGTGCACGCCAATCCATTTTCCGTCCTCGGCATCCACGAATTCGGCAAGGAGTTCGTCGCCCGCACCTTCATCCCCGGCGCCGAGGAGGTCGTGGCCTGTGCGCTCTCTGGCGAAGAAGTCGGAAACCTGCCCCGCCGTCACGATGCCGGTTTCTTCGAGGGCGCCGTCAGCGTCAGGAAGCGCCAGCCGCTCAAATACAAGGCGAGGAACGCCGCCGGCAGCTGGGAACTCGTCGATCCCTATTCCTTCGGCCCCGTGCTTGGCCCCATGGACGACTATTACCTCCGCGAGGGCTCGCATCTCCGGATGTTCGACAAGATGGGCGCCCATCCGATCCATCACGAAGGCGCCGATGGCTTCCATTTCGCGGTCTGGGCGCCGAACGCGGCGCGCGTCTCCGTCGTCGGCGGCTTCAACAACTGGGACGGCCGCCGCCACGTCATGCGGCTCAGGGCCGATACCGGCGTCTGGGAAATCTTCCTGCCCGGTATCGGTGGCGGCGAGACCTACAAATACGAAATCCTCTCCCGCGACGGCACGCTGCAACCACTGAAGGCGGACCCCTTCGCCCGCCGCTCGGAACTCCGTCCGAAGACCGCGTCAATGACGACGCCGGAGATCGAGCAAGTCTGGGAAGACAAAGCCCATCGCGATTCCTGGTGCAAGACCGATGCCCGCCGCGTGCCGAT
This genomic interval carries:
- a CDS encoding circularly permuted type 2 ATP-grasp protein, whose amino-acid sequence is MVSAGATSAQVKAETPKKKLDYRPLAGAPDEMLGPDGEVRPVWRHFLDRLSAMTEDELETRTDKADRYLRDAGVFYRVYGGAPNAERSWPLSHVPVLINEQEWEKLSEGLIQRAELLEQIAEDIYSENRLVQEGFLPPALIAGNPEYLRPLVGLKPAGGHFLHFVAFEIGRGPDGDWWVLADRTQAPSGAGFALENRVATTRAFSDIYAETHVHRLASFFGAFRDTLQGYKKHPEDRIAVLTPGPANETYFEHSYIARYLGFMLLEGEDLTVVNNQVMVRTVAGLKPVSVLWRRLDANYADPLELNQTSQIGTPGLVQALRSESVAIVNALGSGLLETRALLAFMPAICRRLLNQELKLPSIATWWCGQQSERDHVIANLDRMMIGPAYSRLSFFDDGNESLSGSALREKNAAMLPRLQEEGHRLVGQEVVKLSTTPAFVNGKLSPRPMSLRVFAARTKEGWQIMPGGFARIGGSDDVSAIAMQKGGSVADVWIVSDSPVKWSTLLPPEESFTRNMPGSLPSRAADNLFWLGRYIERAEGALRILRSWHGRFAEYADREQPLLADVSEYLAALDVDTEEVVPETLVMNISSALYSASNIRDRFSPDGWLALNDLAKTARDFSEKVLPGDDATRAMTILLRKLAGFAGLVHENMYRFTGWRFLSIGRHLERGLHMARLLRHLSGPDAPDGALDMLIEIGDSVMTHRRRYNVATARLTVTDLLALDQLNPRSIFYQLNEIKTEVELLPNATINGQYSPFYREVLKIYNQLSLMTPEAMTTEVYAQLEEDMENLSNLLAKTYISI
- a CDS encoding transglutaminase family protein, producing the protein MATLYDITMKITYEYEVGASGARHVVRVLPLTLPKGQRLIAGTVSVDPQPEERTDFVDFFGNAASSISFRNSHQELEIRMQARVQVEAQPALADISPVVSKITEETFDCWTLEPESPHHFLGVSPRLPYSADIAKWARSLVKPKMSVWEAANKICSAIHSQFTYVPGATKVNTPVGEAFKLKKGVCQDFTHIMIVALRSLDIPAGYVSGFLRTIPPAGKERLEGADAMHAWVRVWCGRATGWMEWDPTNNMMAGTDHIRVAYGRDYSDVAPVIGILKIYGGHTTDQAVDVIPVRV
- a CDS encoding VWA domain-containing protein translates to MPFNFSSHVLRDFLKNRKGNLSIIAAIVLPVGLAAAGMAIDTSKMIASKAALQNAADAAALAAASALANKDITTEAAETLATDFVKGQMANHIEAPKDANEQPFDFSSCTNVDVTQETTVGTAKKYTVKVDACYDVQYSALSAFMGRSSGRVSVSSTTQSSTESKNALSMYLVLDRSGSMAEYTNTVSGSYTCKYGRKTYTCYTYYDKITALRMAATNLMNQLAAADPDSTLVRTAAVSYNNVMQTPGTLKWGVAAAKTYISGLQADGGTDSGLAFKTAYNAIKATTEDTAHMNTNGQVPSKYIVFMTDGDNNYTSADVETKKWCDAAKLSGIEVYSVAFMAPDRGQALLSYCATTSAHYFAAENAEDLNAAFEYIGERATATSTRLTQ
- a CDS encoding glycogen/starch/alpha-glucan phosphorylase, with the translated sequence MNQTSAIKEIPVPKARKSDPTQLAADIVERLIYRIGKDAKVAKPHDWLTAAILVIRDRIIDQWMESTRRTYESGGKRVYYLSLEFLIGRLTRDAVSNLGLMEELREALKTLGVDLDVVAGLEPDAALGNGGLGRLAACFMESMATVDIPAYGYGIRYVHGLFRQQIAEGWQVELPETWLAHGNPWEFERRESAYEVGFGGAVDSVLAPDGEARYVWKPAERVIAVAYDTPIVGWRAHRVNTLRLWTAQPIDPILLDAFNAGDHIGALKESNKAESLARVLYPADATAAGQELRLRQEFFFSSASLQDILRRHLQQYNTLENLPDKVAIQLNDTHPAVSVSELMRLLCDVHGFDFETAFEMTRKTISYTNHTLLPEALETWPVPLFERLLPRHMQIIYGINAQVLIDARKQKNFSDAQIRSISLIDEAGGRRVRMGNLAFIGSHSINGVSALHTELMKVTVFADLHKLYPDRINNKTNGITPRRWLMQCNQPLTNLIREAIGDRFLDDTDQLKALDAFADDTGFQKKFAAVKRENKVKLAQLIQSRMGLKLDPSAMFDIQVKRIHEYKRQLLNIIEAVSLYDQMRSHPERDWVPRVKIFAGKAAPSYHNAKLIIKLANDVAKVINSDPAVRGLLKVVFVPNYNVSLAEVLVPAADLSEQISTAGMEASGTGNMKFALNGALTIGTLDGANVEMLENVGAENIKIFGMTTDEVGKARAEGHNPRAIIEASRELQQALHAIGTGVFSPDDPGRFTSLVDGLYQHDWFMVAGDFDAYAQAQREIDQIWMDEQSWFSKAVRNTARMGWFSSDRTIRQYAKEIWKAG